A DNA window from Pogona vitticeps strain Pit_001003342236 chromosome 2, PviZW2.1, whole genome shotgun sequence contains the following coding sequences:
- the LOC144586240 gene encoding uncharacterized protein LOC144586240 has protein sequence MAFELRKLEMMNQNNNNNRDSEGGQLSKTDLKKFPVYHKGDCPEVFFSLVERAFVDFSVRETEKMTIMRSLISGSLAEVYAEMPEELMKDFAEFKKLVFARHGINAEQLRQRFRSLTKKPEQTFTQVGAQLVRLLEKWLSQEGTETFQQLKDLIALEQFYSVLHGELKFQVRERKPKSVAEAAEIADFISQIRKPLGEGKSMGKPKETYSKYSQGPGRNQQGGGAHGEGKPSDMKPRPQILEGKSKQDEKDAKYSRKCYFCQGKGHLISECEKLKQLKGIVPHDVSGPKPKAVFCVQKEQSSLSLREPVAMATQSGTVTSADQAEENGPLVEVRRCLLVRTDSQLFETAGVDVGILDHQYRGLRDTCSQVTLCHPDIIPREYIIPNESIKVAGIEGQVISLPVAEVPMNFQGWRGVWRLVISSTLPAAVLVGNDLAEHVKRVLVITRSQATTGTVQGGNDEPETEAGGGSSEAVVETLTTDSRFGQEQKADATLQKCFEQVTDAQLTPETPVRFREKKGILYRETLRNISKGGDGIRSQLVVPEKYRPMILQRGHSDMFAAHLGVNKTQQRITQNFYWPEIGKQIKEFCKQCDVCQRQGNSRDRTKAKLCPLPVIDTPFKCIGVDIVGPLPKATKRGNRFILTIVDHATRYPEAIPLTNIETNTVADALVGYMSRMGFASEIITDLGTSFTSKLMKRLWQICGIKHKETTAYHPESNGLTEKFNGTLMIRAYLAENPNNWDQKLQSLLFAYRSVPQASGGWFYSRQKLDYG, from the coding sequence atggcgtttgagttaagaaaattggaaatgatgaaccagaacaataataacaatagggattctgagggaggccaattgtctaaaactgacctgaagaaattccctgtgtaccacaagggagattgcccagaggtgttcttttccctagtggaaagagcgtttgtggacttctcagtaagggaaactgagaagatgaccatcatgcgatctttaatcagtggcagcctggcagaagtctatgcagagatgccagaggaactgatgaaagattttgcagagtttaaaaaactggtgtttgccagacatgggataaatgcggaacagctgaggcaaagattcaggtcactcaccaagaaaccagagcagacttttacccaagtgggggcccaattggtgaggttgctagagaaatggctatctcaggaggggacagagacctttcagcagctcaaagacttgatagcgctggaacagttctattcagtcctgcatggggaactgaagttccaggtgagggaaaggaaaccgaaatctgtggccgaagcggccgagatcgcagattttatttcccaaataagaaagcccttgggtgaggggaaatcgatggggaaacctaaagaaacctacagcaagtactctcagggaccaggaagaaaccagcaagggggaggggcccatggtgaagggaagccctcagacatgaaaccaagacctcagattttggagggaaaatcaaaacaagatgagaaagacgcaaaatacagcaggaaatgttatttctgtcagggaaagggccatctaatctcagagtgtgagaaattaaagcagctaaaaggaattgtgcctcatgatgtGAGTGGacccaagccaaaagctgtgttctgtgtccagaaagagcaaagctccttgtcactgagggagcctgttgccatggctactcaatctggaacagttacatctgctgatcaggctgaggaaaatggtcctcttgtggaggtcaggcgctgcttacttgtgagaacagattctcagttgtttgaaacagcaggggtggacgtaggaatacttgaccatcagtatcgggggttaagggatacttgttcccaggtgaccctgtgccatccagatattattcctagggagtatataatcccgaatgagagcataaaggtggcagggattgagggacaggtgatctcgctgccagtagctgaggtacctatgaactttcaaggctggaggggagtttggcggctagtgatttcatcaactctgccagcagccgtgctcgtgggaaatgacctggctgaacatgtgaaacgggtgctagtgattacacgctcacaagccaccacggggacagttcaggggggtaatgatgagcccgagacggaagcaggtgggggaagttccgaagctgtggtggaaaccttaaccacagacagccgatttggccaagagcaaaaggcagacgccactctccaaaagtgttttgaacaggtgacagacgcccagctaacacctgaaaccccagtgagatttcgagagaaaaagggaattttatatagagagaccctgaggaatatctcaaaagggggagatgggatcagaagtcagctggtggtacctgaaaagtatcgccccatgatcttacaaagggggcactctgacatgtttgctgcgcacttaggggtgaacaaaacacagcagaggatcacacagaatttttactggcctgaaatagggaagcagatcaaagagttctgtaaacaatgtgatgtgtgtcaaaggcaggggaatagccgcgacaggaccaaagcaaagttgtgccctttgcctgtgattgacactccgttcaaatgcataggggtggatattgtgggacctttgcccaaggccacaaagagggggaacaggttcattctcaccattgtggaccatgccacgaggtaccctgaagccatacccttgactaacattgaaactaacacagtggcagatgccttggtggggtatatgtccaggatgggatttgcctcagaaataatcacagatttgggcacatcgttcacatcgaagctcatgaaacgcttatggcaaatctgtggaattaagcacaaggaaaccactgcctatcaccctgaaagtaatgggttaacggagaagttcaatgggactctgatgattagggcttacttggcagagaatccaaacaattgggaccagaagctgcaatcccttttgtttgcttatcgatcagtgccacaagcca